One part of the Trichomycterus rosablanca isolate fTriRos1 chromosome 25, fTriRos1.hap1, whole genome shotgun sequence genome encodes these proteins:
- the LOC134302224 gene encoding uncharacterized protein LOC134302224, with amino-acid sequence MEAIEETSSDVYKLVNSSVQLDTQDKNDQFELFKWMFKQKNTILKYDRDTKVIKEYDPYKDRVKFNTETLRLTLKNLQKTDSGLYEAKTESNQEKVVARYKLHVLDPVKEPELTSVYQQNSDSCNVTCLGLTLSINSSFDKKTCEESETLTEGVSYTLSLCVNGSHIICNHSNPASSKVTSVEINQLCPCEPESISDAITTTGGSVCLLKIVLYSVGLILMMSAVITVHIRGRLIKPKIEQHRE; translated from the exons ATGGAGGCTATTGAAGAGA cATCCAGTGATGTGTATAAGCTGGTTAACAGTTCTGTTCAACTCGACACACAAGATAAAAACGATCAGTTTGAGCTATTTAAGTGGATGTTTAAGCAGAAAAACACTATTTTGAAATACGACCGTGACACTAAAGTCATAAAGGAATATGATCCTTATAAAGACCGGGTGAAGTTCAATACTGAAACACTGAGATTAACACTGAAGAACTTACAGAAGACTGATAGTGGACTGTATGAAGCAAAAACTGAAAGTAACCAGGAGAAAGTTGTGGCTCGTTACAAACTGCATGTTTTAG ATCCAGTGAAAGAACCAGAACTTACTTCTGTTTACCAGCAGAACAGTGACTCCTGTAATGTGACCTGTTTAGGTCTCACACTCTCAATCAACTCAAGCTTTGACAAGAAAACCTGTGAGGAGAGTGAGACATTAACTGAAGGTGTCTCCTATACACTTTCTCTCTGTGTTAATGGCAGCCATATCATCTGTAATCATAGCAACCCTGCCAGCTCAAAAGTGACTTCGGTGGAGATAAATCAACTCTGCCCTTGTGAGCCTGAATCCATAA GTGATGCTATCACTACTACAGGTGGATCTGTTTGTCTGCTGAAGATAGTGCTGTATTCTGTGGGTCTGATTCTCATGATGTCTGCAGTGATCACCGTCCACATTAGAGGGAGACTCATCAAACCAAAGATAGAGCAACACAGAGAATAA